From Triticum aestivum cultivar Chinese Spring chromosome 4A, IWGSC CS RefSeq v2.1, whole genome shotgun sequence, a single genomic window includes:
- the LOC123081616 gene encoding transcription repressor OFP12: MLGCFSRLRRPASAAAGAPAPVQPPDEASTSASTPETSPRSSSSSARFKSACLRDGGRGGDVDVTVAKECPPLSSMLAVDSGLSSAIASRRFFLASPGRSNSIVDSSAAHAAAVLGVGAAGVAVPTYSPDPHADFLRSMEEMSAALRLDARRRGDRARLHELLLCYLALNDKRAHRYVVSAFTDLLLRLTATDDLDADDEQHSSM; encoded by the coding sequence ATGCTGGGCTGCTTCTCCCGGCTCCGGCGGCCGGCCTCCGCCGCGGCCGGGGCGCCGGCTCCCGTGCAGCCGCCCGACGAGGCGTCCACGTCGGCCTCCACACCGGAGACCTCCccgcgctcgtcctcctcctccgcccgctTCAAGAGCGCGTGCCTCCGGGACGGCGGCAGGGGCGGGGACGTGGATGTGACCGTCGCGAAGGAGTGCCCGCCGCTGTCGTCCATGCTCGCCGTGGACTCCGGGCTGTCGTCGGCCATCGCGTCCCGGCGGTTCTTCCTCGCCTCCCCGGGCCGGTCCAACTCCATCGTGGACTCGTCGGCGGCGCACGCGGCCGCCGTGCTGGGCGTGGGCGCGGCCGGGGTGGCGGTGCCGACCTACTCCCCGGACCCGCACGCCGACTTCCTGCGGTCCATGGAGGAGATGTCGGCGGCGCTGCGGCTGGacgcgcggcggcgcggcgaccggGCGCGCCTCCACGAGCTGCTGCTCTGCTACCTGGCGCTCAACGACAAGCGCGCGCACCGGTACGTCGTCAGCGCCTTCAccgacctcctcctccgcctcaccgccaccgacgacctcgacgccgacgacgagcagcaCAGCAGCATGTAG